GCGCCTTCCTCAGTCCAAGGTTATTTGTTGATCGGCCTAGCAGCAATCTTCGCGCTCGTCACCTTGCTTTTAGCACGCAATCCGCGCTTACCCTCAGGTAAGTAGTGTCCTACGGTAACTGACGAACTGGAACTGAAACTGAAACTACTCCTCCGGCTCGGCTTCCTTTTGCACTTCCACTTTCACCTGCGCGGTGACGTCCTTGAACAGCCGTACCGGTACCTTAAACTCGCCCAACGTCTTGAGCGGCTCATCCAGTTGGATCTTGCGGCGATCGATGTTGAAGCCTTTCTTTTCCAGCTCCGCCGCCAGGTCGCTCGACGTTACCGACCCGAACAACTCGTCGCGCTCGCCAGACCGGCGCTGGAACAGGATGCTCACG
The sequence above is a segment of the Terriglobia bacterium genome. Coding sequences within it:
- the rplI gene encoding 50S ribosomal protein L9, coding for MEVILKEDVPKLGSRGDVVKVAEGYGRNYLLPKKLAIEATKANKSVIEQMKAASVRRTQRDKADAEALAAQLAGVSILFQRRSGERDELFGSVTSSDLAAELEKKGFNIDRRKIQLDEPLKTLGEFKVPVRLFKDVTAQVKVEVQKEAEPEE